The nucleotide window TGCTCAGGTGCTGCGCCATCTCGAGCCCGATGATCTTGTGCGCTACGGGCTCATTCCGGAGTTCATCGGCCGCATGCCTGTGAGCGCCGTGCTCGAGCCCCTTGATGAACACGCTCTTGAATCCATTCTCACCGAACCAAGGGACGCCCTGGTGAAGCAATTCAGAACCCTGCTGAGCATGGACAACGTTCAACTGGAATTTGAACCCAGAGCGATTGAAGCCATCGCCCAGGAAGCCCATCGACGCAAGACTGGAGCCCGTGCCCTGAGGGGGATTGTGGAAGAGCTGATGCTCGATTTGATGTACGAACTGCCCTCAAGCAAAAACGTGTCATCGTTCACCATCACACGCGCCATGGTGGAAGAACACACCGGAGGCAAGGTGTTGCCTCTTCCCGGTAGCGAGCGGCAACAAGAATCCGCCTGAGGCCAGCATGGCCGCTGCCGACCATCTTCGGGTGCCCCGCCAGCACGGACTCTTTCTCCACCACGGCATCGATCTGGGCGACGGCAGCGTCGCCCACTATCTCGAGGGGCGGGAGATCCTGCGCAGTCCGCTTGAGGAGTTCAGCCGCGGCCAGGAGGTGAGCGTCGTCAGTCACGATCAAGCCTCTCCAGCCGGAGTCACCCTGCGCCGGGCGATGAGTCGTATCGGCGAGCAGAACTACAACCTGCTCTTCAACAACTGCGAGCATTTCGCCAACTGGTGCAAAACAGGCCGGCATCGCAGTGGACAGGTGGAGGACTGGCTGCACACCGGCAGCCTCGGCGCCCTCGCCCTCGGTCAACTGATGCCCGCTGCACTGCTCACCGGGCTGGGCCTGCTGCTCCGAAAAGGTCTGATCGACGAGGCCTCGAAGGAACGAGCCCGTCAGGGACTGGTGCAGCTCCAGCGCCTGCGTCAGACCCTGCTTGAGAAGCTGGAGTCCACCCTTGAGCAGGCGGAGGTCTGGCTGAAAGGCATGCCAGGCCAGGGTGCAGATGACCGCCTGGATCGCCGTGGACGCCAGCTGCTGCTCACCGGACGCACCATCGCCGACGAACTGGCTGCTGTGGAAGACCTGGAAAACCGCATCAGAACTCTCTTAGAGAGCCAGCCTGAAATCTAGGTAGCCTCAGCATCCCGCTGGCAGTGCATGAGTCAGGCTTACCAGCCACTGCATCACAAATACAGGCCCCAGCGTCTCGATCAACTGGTGGGGCAGGAGGCGATTGCCGCGACCCTTGGCCACGCCCTGCGGTCGGGACGCATCGCCCCGGCCTATCTGTTCAGCGGGCCCAGGGGCACCGGCAAAACCTCCAGCGCTCGGATCCTGGCCCGCTCCCTCAACTGCCTCAACAGTGAGGGGCCCACACCGGAACCCTGCGGCCACTGCGAGCTATGCACCACGATTGCAGCCGGCACGGCCCTCGATGTCATCGAGATCGATGCGGCCTCGAACACAGGCGTGGACAACATCCGCGATCTGATCGAACGCTCCCGCTTTGCCCCGGTGCAGGCGCGCTGGAAGGTGTACGTGGTGGATGAATGCCACATGCTCTCCACAGCGGCCTTCAACGCCCTTCTCAAAACTCTCGAGGAACCGCCGCCGCAGGTGGTGTTTGTGCTGGCCACAACCGACCCGCAACGGGTGCTGCCCACGATCCTCAGCCGCTGTCAGCGTTTCGACTTCCGGCGCATTCCCCTGGAGGCGCTTGAACGGCATCTCACCTGGATTGCAGAGCAGGAAACCATCCCGATCCAGCCCGAAGCCCTGCATGTGGTGGCCCAACGGGCACAAGGAGGCCTGCGTGATGCCGAAAGCCTGCTGGATCAACTCAGCCTTCTGCCCGGACCGATTCAGGCCGATGCGGTGTGGGATCTGCTGGGTGCCGTGCCCGAACAGGAATTGCTGGCGCTGGTGACGGCCATGAGCAGCGGCGAACCGGTAGCCCTGCTGGAAGCCACCCGAACCCTGCTGGACCGTGGTCGCGATGCTGGCTCCGTGCTGCAGGGCCTTGCAGGAATCCTGCGCGATCTGGTGCTGATGGCTGCAGCTCCGGACCGGCCGGAACTCACCAGCGTGTCGCCCCAGTTCCGCGACCAGCTGCCAGAGCTGGCCAAAGCGATCGGCCGCAGCCGCTTGCTGCAGTGGCAATCCCAACTGCGCGGGACGGAGCAACAACTGCGCCAGAGCGTGCAACCCCGGCTCTGGCTGGAGGTGCTGCTGCTGGGGTTGCTCTCAGAGCCCACTGCCCCCCAAGCCACCGTCCCAACCTCCCGTCAGCCCCCTCGTCCATCCCCCGCAACTGCGGACCCAACCCCGCCAGCGCCAGCGCAGGCCTCTACACCAGCTCCCATCAGCCTTCCGGACACCAGCACCCCGGCAGCAGAGCCTGCAGTGGCAGCAAGCCCATCGCCTCCTCAAGATCTCAAAGAGCTCTGGCAACAGATCCTGGCTGGCCTGGAACTGCCTTCCACGCGCATGTTGCTGTCCCAACAGGCCGAGCTGGTGAGGCTGGACAATCACCGCGCCGTGGTGCAGGTGGCCGGCAACTGGATGGGCATGGTGCAAAGCCGCGTGGCCTTGCTGGAGCAGGCCATCGCCCGGGCTGTTGGCGGCAGCCGCCAACTCGTGCTGGAGAGCCATGGGGGGGCTGCACCAATGGCCGCCACGCCGGCACCAGCACCGACTCCCACACCAGTTCCAGTTCCAGTTCCAGCAATCACGAGCAGCGAAGCGCAATTGCCGCCGCGACCGGTAGCCGCACCACCAACACCGACATCGGCTCCTGCCCCAAAGCCGGAATCCGACCCCCCACCTGCACAGCGACAGGAACCATCCGTGCTGGATGACAAAGCCAAGCGCCTGGCTGATTTCTTCAACGGTCAGGTGCTGAACGTGGATCTGGAGACTTGATCCACCTGAACAGCCTCAGGCTTGAACCGCTTCCTCCTGGCCGCGGTGGCTCGTCTTCGCCCACACCAACCGTTTGGGACGGAGAGCCATACGCAGAGTGACCCAGGGGATCACCACAAACCAGTGGCTGAGATAAGCAATACCAAGCAACAGGTTGAATAGATCTGGCTGAGGAAGATCAGGACCATCGCTGGCCCTGCGGCATCCCCGCCAATAGGCCACACCCGACACACCGAAGGCGACGATCGAGAGAGGCCAGTACGCCGGTGAGGTTCTGCTCAGCACACTGGTAATCAGATCCGACCAGGACACCACGGGGAGGGCGTACTGGAGAAGAAAGAAGCTGGCGAGATCGCGGCGCTGGGCCAGGGTGAGTCGGGATGAAAGCAAACCCGGCCAGTAATCCAGAAAACGCTGCAACCCCCCCTCGGCCCAACGTTGACGCTGTTTCCAGAGAGCCTGGAGTGTTTCAACCGCTTCTTCCTGGACCGGTGGATTCCAGAGGATGCCGATGCGAGCCTCATGCAGCAGCAGTCGGAAGCTCAGATCCAGATCGTCGGTAACCGTTTCCTCGTTGAATCCGCCGCAGGCCTCCAGCAGATCCCGGCGCAGAAGCTGACCATTTCCCCGCAGTTCCGCCACCCCACCACCGGCAAGACGTCCCTGCTGAATCTGGGAATCGAAGGCCATTTCCATGGCCTGCACTCTGGTCAGCCAGTTGTCCTCGGGATTGTTGACGGCCTTGCGCATCTGTACAGCCGACCAACCCCCGCCGCTGGCAAAGGGGATGAGCCGCTCGAGCTGATCTTCCGCGAGCTGGGCATCGGCATCAAGAATCAGCAACCACTCCCCCTGCGTTTGAGCCAGGGCTGCATTGAGGGCACCGGATTTCCCTCCACCGGCATTGCGGGGCCGGCGGATCACCCGCAGGGCTGGGAAGCGATCCTGCAGCACAGCCAATCGGTCGGGCGTGCGGTCTTCGCTGCCGTCATCCACAACGCACAGGCTGAGGCGATCAGCGGGGTAGCGCAGCGCACTCAAACGTTCTACGAGTCGGGTGACGACCGCCTCCTCATCCCTGGCAGCCACAACCACATCAACAGAAGGCCAACAGGCCGTTGCCGCATCTGGCAAATCAGAACTATCGGAAACGGTCTCAGAACCATCAGCAGACGCGGCCCTGCGAAGCACTGTTCGGAGGCCGTAGCCACCAAGCACGATCGCGAGGGTGAGTGCTGGGAGGAGACTTCGACTCGGATCCAGCCAATGGGGTGCCGCTCCGGCCCAGCCGCAGGCAACAAGAAAGACAGCCGTCTTGCCGCGTCGGTGATCCCCTGTGCCTGCGGCCACGCCCCCTTCCCCGACCTCAATTGCCTCGAACTTTAAGGGGCTTGAACAGAAGGAGTCGCCGGTTTCGGCCTGAGTGGCTCTAGGAGAGTTCCGGGGTAGTAATACTGAAGGATGCGCTGAGCATTCCAACCGCGGCCAGCCAGATCAATGGCCCCGGCCTGCGAGAGGCCGACACCATGACCGAATCCACCGCCCTGAAATTGCCAAACATCAGGTCCATCAGGCTGAAGCACAAACAGGGTGCTGGGTAGGCGGCGCAACGTGCGTCGGATCGCATCGAGGCGTAAAACCACAGGTGACGCACCCCCGTCTCGCTCAATCAGTAGGGTCAGAACGCGTCCGCTGGGGCCCCGGTTTTTCACACTGACTGCGGAGGGAAGAGCGTTGCCCTTGCCAGCGGCCGCCAGTGCTTGGGCCAGTTGGCTAGCCGAATAAGTGCGGGTCCAGCGGAAGCGTGGATGACCAGAGCCATAAGCCCCATCCCGGCGCTGCAGGAGCGCTTTCACACCCTCCGACGACTGCAGCGGCAGCATCGTGGAATCGCGCCAGGCCTGAGATCCATCCAGTTGCACGCGCACATAGGGCAGAGGGTCCATCGCCCAGGCTTCTTCTCCGCTGGCACTGATGCCGCCATTGGTGGCGTGATACACCGCATGGATGGGTTCGCCCTCCCAGCGGAGCACCTCACCGGATGTCGTACGGATGGCCTCGCGAACCGAGGCTGAAGCCTGCCGCGGATCGCTGTAGACCTGGCACTGGGTATCACTGCAGAGGTGATACCCGTCAATCGCGAATCGATGGCTATTGGCCAGGGCCCAGGTCCGGGCAAGAACCGCTTGGGCCTGAAGCGCTGCAGCGGGAGAGCCTGCGCCGATCTCATGGGGCACCACGCCCTCCAGGTAACGCTCCAAAGGGACCTGCTCCAGCAAGGTCCAGCTGCCATAAGCATCGGCCTGCAGTCGGAAAGGTCCACGCATCACACCGCCCTGCCAACGCAGTCCAGTCGGAGCTTGAACCTGCAGAGGTCCCTGGAGCGTGCGGCCACCATCAGTCCCCTCCAACACGGGTCGAACCACGGCCGCAATCGTGATGGTGACATCACGCAAGGCCACACCGGACAGATCCGGCGCATCGAGCGGTGCCCACACCTCCCACTCATCGGGGTGGGCGACCTTGGCCTCCACACCTTGATCCCGCCAACGATCCGCAAGCCGCTCGGCTGATTCGAAACTGGCCAAAGGCCCTGCCACCCGTCTGGCCACGGCAAGGGGGGTCTCCAAAGGCACCAATCGCCAGCTGAAGCGCAGGGTTGGGCCATCGGCCACAACCGTTCCACTGGGATCGAGAAGCTGCAGCGGCGCTTGGCCGGCACTGGTGAGCGTGAGCAGAGGCGCAGAACGCTGCGGACGAGTGCCGCGGCCGAGGTGATCCGCGAGCGACACCCACAGAGTCCCCTGCCCCGCAGCGGGCGGCGCAGGCACGGAGCGATGGGTGGGAAGCACCGGAACCTTCAAGTCTGGAGGTAGGGACCTCAGGTCCTGAGCACGGCAACCGACCGTCGCGAAAACCGGCAGCACCAGCAGGTTGGCCAGAGATCTGACGCCGAACATTTGGCTGAAGGGCGGATGAAGTTCTATTGTCTTTGTTTGTGCCACGTGCCGCCAGAGACATGCCCAAGCTCAAGACCCGCAAAGCAGCCGCCAAGCGGTTCAAGGCAACAGGCACTGGCAAGTTCCTGCGTCGGCGCGCCTTCCGCAATCACCTGCTGGATCACAAGAGCCCGAAACTGAAGCGCCACCTGGCCACCAAAGCAGTGGTTGACCGGACGGACGAAGAACGGGTGTCTCTGATGATGCCCTACGCCTAATAGCGTCAGAGCACGATCGTTTCTTAATTACTCACCGAATCAATGGCACGCGTCAAGAGAGGCAACGTCGCCCGCAAGCGTCGCAACAAGATCCTCCGCCTAGCCCGCGGTTTTCGCGGCAGCAACGGAACTTTGTTCCGAACTGCCAACCAGCGGGTGATGAAAGCCCTGTGCAACGCCTACCGCGACCGGCGCCGGCGCAAGCGCGATTTTCGCCGTCTTTGGATTGCACGCATCAATGCGGCAGCACGTCTCAATGGTGTGAGTTACAGCCGCCTAATCGGTGGTTTAAAGCAGGCGGACGTGCGTATCAATCGCAAGATGCTGGCCCAACTCGCTGTTGCAGATCCCTCCAGCTTCGCAACTGTGGTGAATGCCACCCAGGGTTGAGTAGCGTCCCGCCCCGGGACCATTG belongs to Synechococcus sp. WH 7805 and includes:
- a CDS encoding lecithin retinol acyltransferase family protein is translated as MAAADHLRVPRQHGLFLHHGIDLGDGSVAHYLEGREILRSPLEEFSRGQEVSVVSHDQASPAGVTLRRAMSRIGEQNYNLLFNNCEHFANWCKTGRHRSGQVEDWLHTGSLGALALGQLMPAALLTGLGLLLRKGLIDEASKERARQGLVQLQRLRQTLLEKLESTLEQAEVWLKGMPGQGADDRLDRRGRQLLLTGRTIADELAAVEDLENRIRTLLESQPEI
- a CDS encoding DNA polymerase III subunit gamma/tau, whose translation is MSQAYQPLHHKYRPQRLDQLVGQEAIAATLGHALRSGRIAPAYLFSGPRGTGKTSSARILARSLNCLNSEGPTPEPCGHCELCTTIAAGTALDVIEIDAASNTGVDNIRDLIERSRFAPVQARWKVYVVDECHMLSTAAFNALLKTLEEPPPQVVFVLATTDPQRVLPTILSRCQRFDFRRIPLEALERHLTWIAEQETIPIQPEALHVVAQRAQGGLRDAESLLDQLSLLPGPIQADAVWDLLGAVPEQELLALVTAMSSGEPVALLEATRTLLDRGRDAGSVLQGLAGILRDLVLMAAAPDRPELTSVSPQFRDQLPELAKAIGRSRLLQWQSQLRGTEQQLRQSVQPRLWLEVLLLGLLSEPTAPQATVPTSRQPPRPSPATADPTPPAPAQASTPAPISLPDTSTPAAEPAVAASPSPPQDLKELWQQILAGLELPSTRMLLSQQAELVRLDNHRAVVQVAGNWMGMVQSRVALLEQAIARAVGGSRQLVLESHGGAAPMAATPAPAPTPTPVPVPVPAITSSEAQLPPRPVAAPPTPTSAPAPKPESDPPPAQRQEPSVLDDKAKRLADFFNGQVLNVDLET
- a CDS encoding glycosyltransferase family 2 protein, with protein sequence MAAGTGDHRRGKTAVFLVACGWAGAAPHWLDPSRSLLPALTLAIVLGGYGLRTVLRRAASADGSETVSDSSDLPDAATACWPSVDVVVAARDEEAVVTRLVERLSALRYPADRLSLCVVDDGSEDRTPDRLAVLQDRFPALRVIRRPRNAGGGKSGALNAALAQTQGEWLLILDADAQLAEDQLERLIPFASGGGWSAVQMRKAVNNPEDNWLTRVQAMEMAFDSQIQQGRLAGGGVAELRGNGQLLRRDLLEACGGFNEETVTDDLDLSFRLLLHEARIGILWNPPVQEEAVETLQALWKQRQRWAEGGLQRFLDYWPGLLSSRLTLAQRRDLASFFLLQYALPVVSWSDLITSVLSRTSPAYWPLSIVAFGVSGVAYWRGCRRASDGPDLPQPDLFNLLLGIAYLSHWFVVIPWVTLRMALRPKRLVWAKTSHRGQEEAVQA
- a CDS encoding SpoIID/LytB domain-containing protein, which produces MFGVRSLANLLVLPVFATVGCRAQDLRSLPPDLKVPVLPTHRSVPAPPAAGQGTLWVSLADHLGRGTRPQRSAPLLTLTSAGQAPLQLLDPSGTVVADGPTLRFSWRLVPLETPLAVARRVAGPLASFESAERLADRWRDQGVEAKVAHPDEWEVWAPLDAPDLSGVALRDVTITIAAVVRPVLEGTDGGRTLQGPLQVQAPTGLRWQGGVMRGPFRLQADAYGSWTLLEQVPLERYLEGVVPHEIGAGSPAAALQAQAVLARTWALANSHRFAIDGYHLCSDTQCQVYSDPRQASASVREAIRTTSGEVLRWEGEPIHAVYHATNGGISASGEEAWAMDPLPYVRVQLDGSQAWRDSTMLPLQSSEGVKALLQRRDGAYGSGHPRFRWTRTYSASQLAQALAAAGKGNALPSAVSVKNRGPSGRVLTLLIERDGGASPVVLRLDAIRRTLRRLPSTLFVLQPDGPDVWQFQGGGFGHGVGLSQAGAIDLAGRGWNAQRILQYYYPGTLLEPLRPKPATPSVQAP
- the rpmI gene encoding 50S ribosomal protein L35 codes for the protein MPKLKTRKAAAKRFKATGTGKFLRRRAFRNHLLDHKSPKLKRHLATKAVVDRTDEERVSLMMPYA
- the rplT gene encoding 50S ribosomal protein L20, with the protein product MARVKRGNVARKRRNKILRLARGFRGSNGTLFRTANQRVMKALCNAYRDRRRRKRDFRRLWIARINAAARLNGVSYSRLIGGLKQADVRINRKMLAQLAVADPSSFATVVNATQG